The stretch of DNA TAGTATTTGCTGCAGAGAGGTGACGGTTATAAGCatctctatttctttctttgatgGGGACAGATCACATTCAACTCGTATCCTCCTCTGGTTcatctgaaccaatcagagctctggactctgTCGGCTGTGTTTCAGTAAACGCTGCATGATGTAACACGTCATTTTCtcctggtttcatggataaaatataggattcaaccaacacaacgACTTGTTATTCCTGACTGTGTcccagctttgattcctccagaactaaaccacttagagagaaacttcagagtctcgactttaaaaagagacaaagaccatgaatgagctccaacatgttcagcATTATTCAGTTACTCTGGACACGTCCTGCATGAAATATTCTGCAGTAATAAGAGGTTAATGACCATCTGTTCATGCAGCACTAGATTATAGCaacaatgctaattagcatccTATCCCCTCACAACATGATGAGACATAGAAGAGGACAGCAGGTCCACTAAGAGGACAGAATCAGGACTGGTTCAGAAGGTTTGTAATGTGGGACACGCCCTCATGGACAGAGGACGCCTCCAGAGCGGAGGATCTGCAGGAAGGCTGAGATCAGAGGTTGAAGCTTCCAGCCGGAGTGAGATCAGCCGACCTCCGCCCAGACTGAGAGCTGGAGGGTGGGGTCGCGTCCCCAGAGTCTGGGCTGAGacactttctcttctctcacaTCTGGAGCGTCTCAGGACGCATCCCAGGTTTAAAGTGTGACGCAGTGTGAGGACGGGGACAgttctgtgtcctgtgtgtggtgtgtggggggggggggggggggggggggggagctcAGAGGAGGAACTGAGGCCTCGGCTGCTGGTCCACATTCAAATCTGACTGACACGATAACATCTCTGCTTTGTTTGTACAACGTTTCCTCCTCTAGAGCTCACGGCTCATTTCCATAAACACAAATACTCACAGacgtaccccccccccccccctctaccccccctccctccgcaGACAGACGATGGGACGTCACATGTTTCTGAACAAACTCTGTTAACTGAAGGAAAGTGAAGCCATAGCCAATCAGACGCTCTGAAGGACAAGCTCCGCCTCTCCAGGTGAGTTTGTGTCTGCAAGGAcacaataaaagacacacaatacagagacacaacacagagacatagaCACTAAACAACTAAAAGAGACAATGACACACAACAACTAGAAGAGACACAATGAACTAAAGCTACTGAGGACACAGAAAGTTTGTCTTCTTCCTTCGTCCAGACTTACGATACAaacatctgtctctctgtctccatccctCTGTGTCCAGGAagccagaggtcagaggtcgtcaTGCAGACCATTAagtgtgtggtggtgggggacgGTGCCGTGGGGAAGACCTGTCTCCTCATCTCCTACACCACCGGAGCCTTTCCCAAGGAGTACATCCCCACCGTGTTCGACAACTACAGCAGCCAGGTGTGTCTCCATGTCCAGGCTGTCCTTAGCCTAGCCTAggctagcctagcctagcctagcctagcctagcgtAGCCTAGCCTTATCCTGTCCTCAGTCTGTCCTTAGGCTAATGCTAATCGTTAAATCTGAAAAGGCCGTTGACATGTGcgtggtgtgttcaggtgacGGTGGACGGAAGGGTCATTAGCCTGAACCTGTGGGACACGGCAGGACAGGAGGAGTACGATCGGCTGAGGACGCTGTCCTACCCTCAGACCAACGTCTTCGtcatctgcttctccatctctagCCCCGCCTCCTACGAGAATGTCAAACACAAGTGGCacccagaggtcagaggtcaacttCCTACTCACAGGAAACAAGTCCACTAGGAGGTTTAGACCCTAGCCTAGCGTCTTAGCTAACTTCGCTAGCtgtgtgattggtcctcttggtagcagcgtgtttcctctttagaaCCGTGTTGGCCTGAATATAACAGGTTTTTTTTCTAACAACATGTGTCGTATTATATGCGGGGTCGAGACTTTTTCATGCACACACTCGATGACAGGTGACTCTCGCACAACCACAACATTCACATGGGACcagttctacctgggacctggtGCTTCATTCACACcacataaacaaactaaatgagttttattcaaatttactTTCTCTAGTtacggctctgctactttcctcCTCACGTTTTAGTTACTTTGCAAACTCTACTGGATCATAAACTCTACATTAGAGTCTGTTGATCCAGGGACCTGTCACTATTTAAagcagatgaacacatgaatggtGGAGTTAAAGGGTTTGTCCCTGGTCTGAATGGGTGAACGGGTCtttgctccctaacatctgtccacactttgatttattaaacatcTTAAGGATTCTTAAACCCCAGAGAGTCTGGTTCTCTCTGGACCAGGTTTGTCTCAGGACCAGGAACAGGGTTCAGCTCATTTATGGTcgagtttttattttgtagattaAACTAGTCTCTGTTAGAACATCTGATAACCAGTAATATGGAAAAGAGACGTGAATGAGATCATTTGGAGCAAAGAGTTTCAAAAATTATCAGTCAACAGAGAAGAAGTTGTGAAGCCAACTTCAGGATAATTTAGATAATTAACAATGCAGAGTCGTCAAAGAACTGCCaatcagctgcttctccatctcctccatgttctAACAGACAGACCTGGATCAGTAGAGACCGGTCCGGTTCACTGAGGAGACTCCTGTTCAGTCTCCACTgatggaagtgaagcaggaagtagaaactaaaatgaagccgactggtaaaaagacacagcgccacctagtgtttgggGGGAGACTGAGGAGGGTTGACTCGTTGTCAGGGTGATCCCAGGGGGTGTTAGGGAGGatttactgcatttttattCTCGGGGACAGTTTGAAATTAAACCTCCAAAACaccattaaaaaatgaaaacatgttgactatataaataactattaaactaggaaaagtcattaaatacgAAGCACAAATAATGACgttaatgtaaatatatttagagATGATCTCcaagctgaactgaaatgaactgaaccTGAAACGTCTGCATGAGGTGCACTTTTAATCTCTGTTTAttgattatatttattaatgaatgaatgttggaCGTGACTGCTGCAACACTGGAGTCACCAAACTGTTCAgcgcaatgacaataaagttctattctattctattctagtcTACACATTGAATGAGGTCCAGAAAGTTTGAAAGAGTTTAAAAAGTCGTCTGGGCCTgtagagtttagagaagacgtcTGAGGAGCGTCTTCAGTTCAGACTGGAGGACGTTTaaagaggtttaaatagaaactctgAGGGAAAACTGACTGGACCAGTTTCTCTAAGAACCGTAAACTGGTTCCACTAATTCCTGTTACCGTCTGGACACTGACCTGTCGATGGTTTTACCCTcagagtttctatttaaacctctttAAACGTCCTCCAgtctctgaactgaactgaagacgCTCCTCAGATCTAAACTCTACAAGACCAGATGACGTCTTTTGGATCcaaaccaggacctggaggactgaggaCCTTCGCAGACACCTGCAATGAAATCAGATTGACCCCAAAGATAAATGATAGGAGGTTAAGAGGTCAGAGCGACGTAGGACCACAGGCGTTTTGTAGGCGTGGTGAAGTGAAGACCTCCAGGTTTAAAGCCACATGACGTGAACTGGTCTGTCCTTCCTGTCTCGCCTCCAGGTGTCCCACCACTGTCCCGGCGTCCCCATCCTCCTGGTCGGCACAAAGAGCGACCTCCGGAACGACGCCGAGACTCAGAGGAAGCTGAAGGACCAGAACCAGGCTCCCGTCACCCACCAGCAGGGCACCGCCCTCGCCCGGCAAATCCAGGCCGTCCGCTACATGGAGTGCTCGGCCCTCAACCAGGACGGCATAAAGGACGTGTTCTCCGAGGCCGTGAAGTCCTTCCTCAACCCACAGCCCGTCGTCACCAAGAAGCCCTGCGTCCTGCTGTAGGACCCCAGACCCCGGGTTGATCCACCCGAGACAGACTGGCCGACAACtcaaagaaatgtttcatgttCGGTTAgatggttttattatttctttttgttttttaaccctttacaggGCTCTCATTGAAATGCCTGGAAGTCCCCCAGCGTGTTATCGTaggacagaagaagactgttttactttaGGGAAAATTTTCAAAACTTTCAAACTgtattaaatccagatgaatgaatctctcatatctggttcctggtctcatatctggttcctggtctcatatctggttctggtcttaTATCTGGTTCCTTGTCCTttaactaatgtaaacatgtatttgtcacattagaacatcatcaacatcatcacattagaaacattaggacacttgctcttcttcatggttcctaataaaccagttcagaggggggaccttgtagaccacattagaccctgatcacacctgacaatgtttcctgggtcttctctgattggctcaatgaaaaccacatgacgataaacctcactgagaggaaccaggaaccacgttaccacatatggttcctggttcctgtaGATGGTTCATTACAACAAAAGAAGGTTTTAATCAAACAGGAGCTGAGAACAGAAGAGTTGTCTCAGACCAAAGCTCACATCCAGGttttacagaaacacagagttcAGATCCTGACTCGTAGACATCATCCATTCAAGGCCATAAACCCATTAGGAACCCAGGGAGGTGATAGAGCACCGTCCTACTTCAATGTGAAGGACGATGAAATGATTCATCACTGAACTGATGTGGCAGAAATGAAGCGTGAGATGACGGGCGTGTCCGACAGGAAGCAGCTCTGGTGGAGTCCTCAACACACATGAGAAGGAACAAGGAAGTTAAATAAATAGCTGATACTATTACAGAGAAGTTAGTTTAACCACATACAGACGACCGGGAAAATCATGAATATAATCTGTGACCCTTTAGAACATGAACTGAAACCAGAATCATTTATATCTacagtctggtaacacaccaacaTCATCATGTTAAtacagaggaataaaaacacaaactctgcaCCTCTTAAATCGTCCTCCACCACAATATTTacatctgaataaaaatgaccCAAAGCATCAGCGGATTTAAcgcaacagaaacagaaatatgagaCTAAACTGGCTCAGTCTCCAAATCTGACTGAgtccttcagactaaatgttcctgtaacagctgatcagggtctaatctgatcccagatcagaaccagttgagttgtgagatgttggtggtttcctctcatcagctgatgcaccaacatttctactggatgaaggtcaggactttgacttgttcctaaacattcatctggttcttctggagaaccactggtgttcttgggctccttgtctgtttctcttcacattcagctcatggactcatgtcctgacattttctttcagagttcactggtagaattcacagttcattggtccatcaatgatgagcagatgcagcagaacaggcccaaaccaggacattagcgcccccatgtttcatggagggatgaggttctgatgctggaatgcagtgttggttcatctccaaacatttaaaccaaactattctcctctggtctcatctgtccactaaacattgtcccacatgttctttgtggacagagagcagtgtctttggttgttgagtggattcatcaacattaacattgaTTTACTTTCCgctgatgttttgaatcattttaactttattctGTAATAACCAATAAGGACCAGGATTtctgcaggt from Mugil cephalus isolate CIBA_MC_2020 chromosome 15, CIBA_Mcephalus_1.1, whole genome shotgun sequence encodes:
- the rhogb gene encoding ras homolog family member Gb is translated as MQTIKCVVVGDGAVGKTCLLISYTTGAFPKEYIPTVFDNYSSQVTVDGRVISLNLWDTAGQEEYDRLRTLSYPQTNVFVICFSISSPASYENVKHKWHPEVSHHCPGVPILLVGTKSDLRNDAETQRKLKDQNQAPVTHQQGTALARQIQAVRYMECSALNQDGIKDVFSEAVKSFLNPQPVVTKKPCVLL